One genomic segment of Blastopirellula marina includes these proteins:
- a CDS encoding metallophosphoesterase: MKIISIAEQPCWHLPFLNAGKGPGGFYREILTVQTGLVDKLPEGLDAIVATADLQGRETFDSAGGGPLRLLGEVLPRILATEILPELGIDSQRTGVILAGDLYTVPALDKRGGSGDVTTVWQAFGREFQWVTGVAGNHDTFGEYYRPASRMGHKIHYLDGEEVRLSGLCIAGIGGIVGNPRRPQRKTDQQFAECLERCIHDNLDILILHDGPGVPDQGLKGSALIRMTVDLLPPRLIIRGHAHWETPLAQLPRGTDVLNVDGRVIILRVCNKKSST; the protein is encoded by the coding sequence ATGAAGATTATTTCCATCGCCGAACAGCCTTGCTGGCACCTTCCCTTTCTTAACGCAGGGAAAGGGCCTGGGGGATTCTATCGAGAAATACTTACCGTTCAGACAGGCCTCGTCGATAAGTTGCCGGAGGGGCTCGACGCCATCGTTGCCACGGCCGATCTTCAAGGGAGAGAGACTTTCGACTCGGCTGGTGGCGGCCCGCTGCGGCTACTGGGGGAAGTTCTGCCCCGAATTTTGGCAACGGAAATACTCCCCGAACTCGGCATCGATTCGCAGCGAACCGGCGTGATACTCGCTGGCGATTTATACACGGTTCCTGCGCTTGACAAGCGTGGTGGATCTGGCGATGTGACCACCGTCTGGCAGGCATTTGGTCGCGAGTTTCAATGGGTAACAGGCGTTGCCGGCAATCACGATACTTTTGGTGAATATTACCGACCAGCTTCGCGCATGGGGCATAAAATTCATTATCTGGATGGTGAAGAAGTCCGCCTAAGTGGTCTTTGTATCGCGGGAATTGGCGGGATTGTTGGTAATCCCAGGCGGCCTCAAAGGAAGACCGATCAGCAGTTTGCCGAGTGCCTGGAACGCTGCATTCACGATAATCTCGACATCTTGATTCTGCACGATGGGCCAGGTGTTCCGGATCAGGGGCTTAAGGGCTCGGCTCTGATTCGGATGACGGTCGATTTGCTTCCACCGCGGCTGATTATTCGAGGGCACGCCCACTGGGAGACACCGCTGGCCCAGCTTCCCCGAGGAACGGATGTTCTCAATGTTGACGGTCGCGTCATAATTCTTCGCGTATGTAATAAGAAGTCGTCGACGTAA
- a CDS encoding DUF456 domain-containing protein: protein MVYVAAVLLMLVNSVAWLTTFVTLPGNWILLLFTVLYAYFLPAGYYPRISWTVVIVIAVLAVIGEIVEFLAGAAGAAKQGGSRWGVFLSLVGAFVGSLAGAILLSFIPILGTMIGALLGGALGAFGGAWLGEHNTDKSHEERMAIGQGAFIGRILGTVGKLIVGVIMLVLVTLDSFFDLKKEPIPKQVSSEAEVGYLFKMKSKVVESSPTSADRSVVSTDM, encoded by the coding sequence ATGGTTTACGTCGCAGCCGTTTTACTCATGCTGGTCAACTCGGTTGCCTGGCTGACGACCTTCGTCACGCTGCCAGGTAACTGGATCTTGTTGCTATTTACCGTCTTATATGCCTATTTTCTGCCGGCTGGTTATTACCCTCGCATTAGCTGGACCGTGGTAATCGTGATTGCCGTGCTGGCCGTGATCGGGGAAATCGTTGAATTCCTGGCCGGGGCTGCCGGCGCGGCGAAGCAGGGGGGAAGCCGCTGGGGCGTGTTCTTATCGCTCGTGGGGGCATTCGTCGGTAGCCTGGCGGGGGCCATCCTGCTGAGCTTCATCCCCATTCTGGGAACGATGATCGGCGCGCTTTTGGGTGGCGCACTGGGAGCGTTCGGCGGGGCCTGGCTCGGCGAGCACAACACCGACAAGAGCCATGAAGAGCGAATGGCGATTGGTCAAGGTGCGTTTATTGGACGCATCCTAGGGACGGTTGGCAAGTTGATTGTCGGCGTGATCATGCTGGTGTTGGTCACGCTCGATTCGTTTTTTGATCTGAAGAAGGAGCCGATCCCCAAGCAGGTTTCCTCCGAAGCGGAGGTGGGCTACCTCTTCAAGATGAAGTCGAAGGTCGTCGAGTCGTCCCCCACGTCAGCTGACAGATCGGTCGTGTCGACCGACATGTAA
- a CDS encoding carboxypeptidase-like regulatory domain-containing protein, with amino-acid sequence MARYGLWLLAFGLLVGCSESGTKMYSVDGTVTLGKKPMSGGFVSFEDTTTGTAAQGVIEEDGSYTLELPAGSYQVMIEPTEIEVKSKDGMSPPEMKYAQNVPDRYMSVDTTDLSADVGDDSTTFDFILKR; translated from the coding sequence ATGGCCAGGTATGGTCTTTGGCTGCTCGCATTCGGCCTTTTGGTCGGATGTAGCGAGTCTGGTACTAAGATGTATTCTGTCGACGGAACAGTGACCCTGGGTAAAAAGCCCATGAGCGGCGGGTTCGTTTCCTTCGAAGACACCACCACTGGAACAGCCGCCCAGGGGGTTATTGAAGAAGACGGCAGCTACACGCTGGAACTCCCAGCAGGCAGTTACCAGGTAATGATCGAACCGACGGAAATCGAAGTGAAGTCGAAAGACGGCATGTCGCCGCCTGAGATGAAGTACGCCCAGAACGTCCCGGACCGTTACATGTCGGTCGACACGACCGATCTGTCAGCTGACGTGGGGGACGACTCGACGACCTTCGACTTCATCTTGAAGAGGTAG
- a CDS encoding DUF1559 domain-containing protein, protein MKTRGFTLVELLVVIAIIGVLIALLLPAVQQAREAARRMSCSNNLKQIGLGLHNYHDTFGEMPPCSVAPEDGDPAGGGHGPTGWVFLLPFIEQSSLHDRISQTSNNFNRNFWLGSGNAAPIRDAVHELSVEAYWCPSSPLARFKAQNSRQIQQIDYVFVAGANNHSRRDRAAESNSHFSDGGVFRQQLGVSFRDITDGTSNTFCIGEQSGFTKSGTNTTFDARAHANSGWYMGSKNYTRPSGADNSWGSGGEDDRCYNVTTIRQGINTKVIGGNWAKATRCNTPVQSAHPGGSLVIVSDASVRFIPETASLSVVKNLANRDDGNPVQFP, encoded by the coding sequence GTGAAAACGCGCGGATTCACACTCGTGGAATTGTTGGTGGTAATTGCCATCATTGGAGTCTTAATTGCCCTCTTGCTTCCAGCGGTTCAGCAAGCCCGGGAAGCGGCTCGGCGGATGAGTTGCAGCAATAACCTGAAGCAGATTGGTTTGGGCCTGCATAACTATCACGATACCTTCGGGGAGATGCCTCCCTGCTCGGTTGCCCCGGAAGATGGCGATCCGGCAGGCGGTGGGCATGGCCCAACCGGCTGGGTGTTCCTGCTTCCATTCATCGAGCAGTCTTCGCTGCACGATCGCATCAGCCAGACATCGAACAACTTCAATCGCAACTTCTGGCTGGGTTCTGGCAATGCGGCTCCGATTCGAGACGCGGTGCACGAACTTTCGGTGGAAGCGTATTGGTGCCCTTCGAGTCCTCTGGCACGCTTCAAAGCCCAGAACAGCCGCCAGATCCAACAGATCGACTACGTGTTTGTAGCCGGAGCGAACAATCATTCGCGACGAGATCGCGCGGCGGAAAGCAACAGCCATTTTTCCGATGGGGGTGTCTTCCGGCAGCAACTGGGGGTGTCGTTCCGCGACATCACCGACGGAACGTCCAATACTTTCTGCATTGGCGAGCAGTCCGGCTTCACCAAGAGCGGTACGAACACAACCTTCGATGCACGCGCACATGCCAACAGTGGTTGGTACATGGGCTCGAAGAACTATACCCGCCCATCAGGAGCCGATAACTCGTGGGGCTCAGGCGGCGAAGACGACCGCTGTTACAACGTGACCACCATTCGCCAAGGCATCAATACAAAGGTGATTGGAGGCAACTGGGCCAAAGCCACACGCTGTAACACTCCGGTTCAATCGGCCCATCCAGGCGGCTCACTCGTGATTGTCAGCGATGCTTCGGTTCGATTCATACCGGAAACCGCCTCGCTTTCTGTCGTGAAAAACTTAGCCAATCGAGACGATGGCAATCCGGTTCAGTTTCCGTAA
- a CDS encoding antibiotic biosynthesis monooxygenase, which produces MSHVHVAITHQAKPGMEAEYEAALRDFARESLHEPGTAGVLLLAPVPGTHGCEYGILRSFEDQASCDAFYQSARFRNFHELTKSLVVEEATRRKLHGLEAFFRDPKLSPARWKMAAITWLGVYPSVLFWGNVLPPALSSLHSLVATAITTIFVTVTLAWLVMPILTQVFAAWLHPPISNVPILGEVISDDASS; this is translated from the coding sequence ATGAGTCATGTTCATGTTGCGATTACTCACCAAGCCAAGCCTGGCATGGAGGCAGAGTACGAGGCCGCCCTGCGTGACTTTGCCCGAGAATCGCTGCACGAACCAGGTACGGCCGGTGTATTGCTGTTGGCCCCGGTCCCCGGGACGCATGGCTGCGAGTATGGGATTCTGAGATCGTTTGAAGATCAGGCATCGTGCGATGCGTTCTATCAATCGGCACGGTTCCGCAACTTTCACGAGCTGACCAAGTCGCTCGTGGTTGAGGAAGCGACCCGTCGCAAGCTACATGGTCTGGAGGCCTTCTTCCGCGACCCTAAGCTTAGCCCTGCGCGTTGGAAGATGGCGGCCATCACCTGGCTAGGCGTGTACCCTTCGGTGCTGTTCTGGGGTAATGTTTTGCCACCTGCTTTGAGCAGTCTGCACAGCCTGGTGGCGACGGCCATCACGACCATCTTCGTCACCGTGACATTGGCCTGGCTGGTGATGCCGATCCTCACCCAAGTGTTCGCCGCCTGGCTGCATCCGCCGATCTCGAATGTCCCGATCCTGGGGGAAGTCATTTCGGATGATGCTTCCAGCTAA
- a CDS encoding antibiotic biosynthesis monooxygenase, protein MGQFHIAITHQARPGKEKEYEAALREFAKQSLDEPGASGVLLLAPAPGTLGKEYGILRTFEDRASCEAFYNSDRYREFHQRTRPLVADDAKRRPLNGLEVFFHDPRLSPPKWKMFIVTWLGVFPSALLFSMTIPPLIGFLPDLLIRAIVNVFVVASLAWIIMPFLTRVFRPWLSPPQEQPTIPDFATAHSAHGPQEQHPFFEQLELERI, encoded by the coding sequence ATGGGCCAGTTTCACATTGCTATCACCCATCAGGCTAGGCCTGGTAAAGAGAAAGAATACGAGGCCGCTTTGCGCGAGTTCGCGAAGCAGTCGCTGGACGAGCCGGGGGCTTCAGGCGTTCTGCTGTTGGCACCTGCGCCTGGCACGCTAGGCAAAGAATATGGAATCCTTCGCACGTTTGAAGACCGCGCATCGTGTGAGGCATTTTATAACTCGGACCGTTATCGAGAATTTCACCAGCGTACGCGGCCCCTGGTAGCGGACGATGCCAAACGTCGACCCCTGAATGGGCTGGAAGTTTTTTTTCACGATCCACGGCTTAGTCCTCCGAAGTGGAAGATGTTCATCGTCACATGGCTGGGTGTGTTTCCCAGTGCCTTGCTCTTTTCGATGACCATTCCTCCGTTAATCGGCTTTCTACCTGATCTGTTGATTCGGGCGATCGTCAACGTTTTTGTCGTTGCGTCGCTGGCTTGGATCATCATGCCATTCTTAACGCGTGTCTTTCGGCCGTGGTTGTCCCCTCCTCAGGAGCAACCCACGATCCCCGACTTTGCCACTGCCCACAGCGCCCATGGCCCGCAGGAGCAGCACCCGTTCTTCGAGCAACTCGAACTGGAACGCATTTGA
- a CDS encoding peptidoglycan-binding protein translates to MWKISASVGSYESGATNHAADVTTVQKMLTEIAKKTANPSFDPKGIDGKISRVGATSNTVKAIISFQARRVGLAKPDGRIDVGGKTWKAMTSVIGSVAPPTAKPIPVGGLITLTVQHGGKMPTKTKRKGNEAATFNGMYESTFTLSGGGVSGTFRGSIWPDDMTVKGRVIDGTYPLHIGFHKGGSAAKQGADKLVMMREGIRPGLLVNMRKPVNVQSDNSAKTTSQGINVHNGFNNNRGSDGCLTLEPNDWPRFIQIFLDGFPDINDWHAMYTNTGKKIGQLVIKA, encoded by the coding sequence ATGTGGAAGATTAGCGCGTCGGTGGGAAGTTACGAGAGCGGAGCCACAAATCATGCGGCCGACGTGACGACCGTTCAAAAGATGTTGACCGAGATTGCCAAGAAGACGGCAAATCCCAGCTTCGATCCTAAGGGGATCGACGGAAAAATCTCCCGCGTAGGGGCAACTTCAAACACGGTGAAAGCCATTATTAGCTTCCAGGCGAGACGGGTTGGTCTGGCGAAGCCGGATGGACGCATCGATGTCGGGGGCAAAACATGGAAAGCGATGACGAGCGTGATTGGCTCGGTAGCCCCTCCGACGGCCAAACCGATTCCCGTCGGTGGCCTGATCACACTGACCGTCCAGCATGGCGGTAAGATGCCTACAAAAACGAAGCGTAAGGGAAACGAGGCCGCGACCTTCAATGGGATGTACGAGTCTACCTTTACGCTCTCTGGCGGTGGAGTCAGCGGTACCTTCCGCGGGTCGATTTGGCCCGATGATATGACGGTCAAAGGACGTGTTATCGACGGCACGTATCCGCTCCACATCGGCTTTCACAAAGGGGGAAGTGCCGCCAAGCAAGGGGCTGATAAGCTGGTCATGATGCGGGAAGGCATTCGGCCAGGGTTGCTGGTCAACATGCGAAAGCCGGTTAACGTGCAAAGCGATAACTCGGCCAAGACCACATCGCAGGGGATCAACGTCCATAACGGATTCAACAACAATCGCGGGTCGGATGGTTGTTTAACTTTGGAACCGAACGACTGGCCCCGCTTCATTCAGATCTTTCTGGATGGGTTCCCCGATATCAACGACTGGCATGCCATGTATACCAATACCGGCAAGAAGATCGGTCAGCTAGTCATCAAGGCTTAA
- a CDS encoding SHD1 domain-containing protein → MNHKSKFRAWLFVPLLLLLLPLAVEAGKFKVGDVVQVYDDWRKEWKNGTVVDINRRGELLIETAAYGSLRREVYQPKIVRFAYEDGAIGPARTWTDTSGTFKIMAAPLGVVEDKIRLRREDMSEIEVPIAKLADADQRLIERMKAEMGIRATPSPDPIEPIRFAGTDNENLNAFGSVGLAEERIAILADPLPSYMVIPVGGVGFGKHYEKEQFGLIQPIGGPSGLVLISAEYPVDPRKTDEIDRSRIAWISLKDKKITKEQALPDGEMVLDYHPASRRLLTYRYGRIVTTFGRRKCQLSIWEVMPTDESVKPIISWEAYPEDGYDKEPWARLISGDLVLHRFADKQYVGWDVANKSVAYRIFQDNTWSTPPTLSGTAKYGFLVENKSVRIFDAMTGTTITKLITENPIKLATPSEDGSKLATLEENTLTIWNLTDPSAEPVAHPAESIGGSMAKEMYWVNNDMLMIKNFMEMILYDLNEGIAIWNYHLEHGTVTAVKESEGRQTMGVLNGHLVYGAELMSNGVRAGLAVGNVKLPGPNVREKVEGVSREDLVVLKPGSKVRLEVRCGDQYNPTVYNALVAKIQENGWELNQDNYDAIMHAEIKRGESITRTYRFFGFTRAPETVTYTPIISKLDLTIGEDTIWLNQTSTGPGMFVSGDETIQQQVDRQKEDVNFFTRSRIPPMILDPKYGRGFGSTKVSTKGLEPSTLKN, encoded by the coding sequence ATGAATCACAAAAGTAAATTCCGGGCATGGCTCTTTGTCCCTCTTCTGTTGCTGCTGCTTCCCTTGGCCGTTGAAGCTGGCAAGTTCAAAGTCGGTGATGTCGTCCAGGTTTACGACGACTGGCGAAAAGAGTGGAAGAACGGCACGGTGGTCGATATCAATCGCCGTGGTGAGTTGCTGATTGAAACCGCCGCCTACGGCAGCCTTCGCCGTGAAGTCTACCAGCCGAAGATCGTTCGCTTTGCTTACGAAGATGGTGCCATCGGCCCGGCACGAACCTGGACCGATACGAGCGGCACCTTCAAGATCATGGCCGCTCCGCTGGGGGTGGTCGAGGACAAGATTCGTCTACGCCGCGAAGACATGTCGGAGATAGAAGTTCCGATCGCCAAACTGGCCGACGCCGACCAGCGACTGATCGAACGCATGAAGGCCGAGATGGGCATCCGCGCCACACCGTCGCCTGACCCAATCGAACCGATTCGTTTTGCTGGCACGGATAACGAAAACCTCAACGCGTTTGGTAGTGTTGGTCTCGCCGAAGAACGCATCGCCATTCTGGCCGATCCGCTTCCTTCCTACATGGTGATTCCCGTCGGCGGTGTTGGCTTTGGCAAGCATTACGAAAAGGAACAGTTCGGCCTGATTCAGCCAATCGGTGGCCCCAGCGGGCTAGTGCTGATCTCGGCCGAGTACCCGGTCGATCCTCGCAAGACGGACGAAATCGATCGTTCGCGCATCGCTTGGATTTCGCTGAAGGACAAGAAAATCACCAAAGAACAGGCGCTGCCTGACGGCGAAATGGTGTTGGACTACCATCCTGCTTCGCGCCGACTGCTGACGTATCGCTACGGCCGCATCGTCACCACCTTCGGCCGCCGGAAGTGCCAACTTTCGATCTGGGAAGTGATGCCGACCGATGAATCGGTGAAGCCGATTATCAGCTGGGAAGCTTACCCGGAAGATGGCTACGATAAAGAGCCTTGGGCGCGTTTAATCAGTGGAGATCTGGTGCTGCATCGCTTTGCCGACAAGCAGTACGTCGGCTGGGATGTCGCCAACAAGTCGGTCGCCTACCGCATCTTCCAAGACAACACGTGGTCGACCCCACCTACGCTCAGTGGAACGGCCAAGTATGGTTTTCTGGTCGAGAACAAAAGCGTTCGTATCTTCGACGCCATGACCGGAACGACAATCACCAAGCTGATTACCGAGAACCCCATTAAGCTGGCCACGCCCAGCGAAGACGGTTCGAAGCTGGCGACCCTGGAAGAGAACACGCTGACGATCTGGAATCTTACCGATCCCAGCGCCGAACCGGTTGCGCATCCGGCCGAGTCGATCGGCGGTTCGATGGCGAAGGAAATGTATTGGGTTAACAACGACATGCTCATGATCAAGAACTTCATGGAGATGATCTTGTACGATCTGAACGAAGGGATCGCCATTTGGAATTACCACCTGGAACATGGTACGGTCACCGCCGTGAAGGAATCGGAAGGACGCCAAACGATGGGCGTGCTTAATGGTCACCTTGTGTATGGTGCCGAACTTATGTCCAACGGCGTACGTGCTGGCTTGGCCGTGGGTAACGTCAAACTTCCGGGACCGAACGTCCGCGAAAAGGTGGAAGGGGTTTCTCGTGAAGATCTGGTCGTGCTCAAGCCTGGCAGCAAGGTCCGCCTGGAAGTTCGCTGCGGCGATCAATACAACCCAACGGTTTACAATGCCTTGGTGGCCAAGATCCAAGAGAACGGCTGGGAGCTGAACCAAGACAACTACGACGCAATCATGCACGCGGAAATCAAGCGAGGCGAATCGATCACGCGGACGTATCGCTTCTTCGGTTTTACCCGAGCCCCCGAGACAGTCACCTATACGCCGATCATCTCGAAGTTGGATTTGACGATCGGAGAGGACACGATCTGGCTCAACCAAACCTCCACCGGGCCAGGCATGTTTGTCAGTGGCGACGAGACGATTCAACAGCAAGTCGATCGCCAGAAAGAAGACGTCAACTTCTTTACACGCAGCCGGATTCCGCCCATGATCCTCGATCCTAAGTATGGTCGCGGCTTTGGTTCGACCAAGGTTTCGACCAAGGGGCTGGAGCCGAGTACGCTGAAAAACTAG